In candidate division KSB1 bacterium, a single genomic region encodes these proteins:
- the mscL gene encoding large-conductance mechanosensitive channel protein MscL yields MFKEFKEFAMRGNVMDMAVGIIIGAAFGTIVKSLVADMMMPPIGLLMGDVDFTNLFFILKNGDPAGPYAALDAAKDAGAVSLNYGVFINNIVSFIIVAFALFMVIRGMNKLKQKEKEEPAEATTKECAYCFSTIAIKATRCPNCTSEVA; encoded by the coding sequence TTGTTTAAAGAGTTCAAAGAATTCGCGATGAGAGGCAATGTCATGGATATGGCTGTTGGTATCATTATCGGCGCTGCCTTTGGTACCATTGTCAAATCTCTGGTCGCAGATATGATGATGCCGCCCATTGGCCTGCTCATGGGAGATGTGGATTTTACAAACCTATTCTTTATCCTAAAGAATGGCGACCCTGCCGGACCCTACGCAGCACTTGATGCGGCTAAAGATGCCGGAGCAGTGAGCCTCAATTATGGCGTTTTTATCAACAATATTGTGAGCTTCATAATCGTAGCATTCGCGCTTTTCATGGTTATACGTGGGATGAACAAACTCAAGCAGAAAGAAAAAGAAGAACCGGCAGAAGCGACCACCAAAGAATGCGCCTACTGTTTTTCAACAATCGCAATTAAAGCAACTCGCTGTCCTAACTGTACCTCTGAGGTTGCGTAA